A region from the Manihot esculenta cultivar AM560-2 chromosome 13, M.esculenta_v8, whole genome shotgun sequence genome encodes:
- the LOC110629034 gene encoding 1-aminocyclopropane-1-carboxylate oxidase homolog 1 isoform X1: MEVIISSAANSVPPDEDDGPIYNKAEQVKAFDETKAGVKGLVDSGVTKIPTFFVHPPENMQRSSSSNTSYSSSSSGGSSLLQVPVIDLEGIESYGKRVKVINEIRRASETWGFFQMINHGVAVNVMDEMLGGVKRFHEQPHEMKMEWYSRDSKRRVRYFCNGDLLVNKSPANWRDTLAFDFQDGQLDPSFYPHTCREAVREYMKNMIKMSKTISELLSEALGLQRDYLSGLECMETESLVCHYYPICPQPHLTLGTTNHTDPSFLTILLQDNVGGLQVLHQNQWLDVPPLEGALVVNIGDFMQLITNDKFRSVEHRVLVGGRRPRASVACFFYPSTANNFKPYGAVKELLSGNPPLYRETHFSEYIAFFRSKGLDGEGENKQESHLKKCHAKISNYGLFYTGATPQSPRADWSLSLV; encoded by the exons ATGGAAGTGATCATTTCCAGTGCTGCAAATTCAGTTCCACCTGATGAAGATGACGGGCCCATATACAACAAAGCTGAGCAAGTGAAGGCATTTGATGAAACTAAAGCTGGTGTTAAAGGATTAGTTGACTCTGGGGTGACCAAGATTCCTACGTTTTTTGTCCACCCACCAGAGAACATGCAGAGATCATCATCATCAAACACCAGttacagcagcagcagcagcggcGGAAGCAGCCTACTGCAGGTCccggtgatagacttggaaggcATTGAAAGTTATGGTAAGCGGGTTAAGGTGATAAATGAGATTCGAAGGGCATCAGAAACATGGGGTTTCTTTCAAATGATTAATCATGGAGTTGCAGTTAATGTTATGGATGAGATGTTGGGTGGAGTTAAACGATTCCACGAGCAACCACATGAGATGAAGATGGAGTGGTACTCGAGAGACTCCAAGCGCCGAGTTAGATACTTCTGCAATGGAGATCTCCTTGTTAATAAATCACCAGCAAACTGGAGGGATACTCTAGCATTTGATTTTCAAGACGGCCAACTTGATCCCTCCTTCTATCCTCACACATGCAG AGAAGCCGTCAGGGAATACATGAAGAACATGATAAAAATGAGTAAGACAATAAGTGAACTACTGTCAGAGGCACTAGGGCTTCAGAGAGACTACCTTTCAGGGTTAGAATGCATGGAAACTGAATCTCTGGTGTGCCACTACTACCCCATTTGCCCACAGCCTCACTTGACTCTGGGAACCACCAACCACACTGACCCTTCTTTTCTCACCATACTACTTCAAGATAACGTAGGTGGACTCCAAGTTCTTCATCAAAATCAGTGGCTTGATGTGCCACCTCTAGAGGGGGCGCTTGTAGTAAACATAGGGGATTTCATGCAGCTGATCACCAACGACAAGTTCAGAAGTGTGGAGCATAGAGTATTAGTTGGAGGGAGAAGACCCAGGGCTTCAGTGGCATGCTTCTTCTATCCAAGCACAGCAAATAACTTTAAACCCTATGGAGCTGTTAAGGAACTTCTATCTGGCAATCCACCCTTGTACAGGGAAACTCATTTTAGCGAGTACATTGCCTTCTTCAGGTCCAAAGGATTAGATG GAGAAGGGGAAAACAAACAAGAATCACATCTGAAAAAATGCCATGCAAAGATCTCAAATTACGGGCTATTTTACACAGGAGCAACACCACAATCTCCAAGAGCTGACTGGTCTTTGTCACTAGTTTGA
- the LOC110629034 gene encoding 1-aminocyclopropane-1-carboxylate oxidase homolog 1 isoform X2 — MEVIISSAANSVPPDEDDGPIYNKAEQVKAFDETKAGVKGLVDSGVTKIPTFFVHPPENMQRSSSSNTSYSSSSSGGSSLLQVPVIDLEGIESYGKRVKVINEIRRASETWGFFQMINHGVAVNVMDEMLGGVKRFHEQPHEMKMEWYSRDSKRRVRYFCNGDLLVNKSPANWRDTLAFDFQDGQLDPSFYPHTCREAVREYMKNMIKMSKTISELLSEALGLQRDYLSGLECMETESLVCHYYPICPQPHLTLGTTNHTDPSFLTILLQDNVGGLQVLHQNQWLDVPPLEGALVVNIGDFMQLITNDKFRSVEHRVLVGGRRPRASVACFFYPSTANNFKPYGAVKELLSGNPPLYRETHFSEYIAFFRSKGLDVS; from the exons ATGGAAGTGATCATTTCCAGTGCTGCAAATTCAGTTCCACCTGATGAAGATGACGGGCCCATATACAACAAAGCTGAGCAAGTGAAGGCATTTGATGAAACTAAAGCTGGTGTTAAAGGATTAGTTGACTCTGGGGTGACCAAGATTCCTACGTTTTTTGTCCACCCACCAGAGAACATGCAGAGATCATCATCATCAAACACCAGttacagcagcagcagcagcggcGGAAGCAGCCTACTGCAGGTCccggtgatagacttggaaggcATTGAAAGTTATGGTAAGCGGGTTAAGGTGATAAATGAGATTCGAAGGGCATCAGAAACATGGGGTTTCTTTCAAATGATTAATCATGGAGTTGCAGTTAATGTTATGGATGAGATGTTGGGTGGAGTTAAACGATTCCACGAGCAACCACATGAGATGAAGATGGAGTGGTACTCGAGAGACTCCAAGCGCCGAGTTAGATACTTCTGCAATGGAGATCTCCTTGTTAATAAATCACCAGCAAACTGGAGGGATACTCTAGCATTTGATTTTCAAGACGGCCAACTTGATCCCTCCTTCTATCCTCACACATGCAG AGAAGCCGTCAGGGAATACATGAAGAACATGATAAAAATGAGTAAGACAATAAGTGAACTACTGTCAGAGGCACTAGGGCTTCAGAGAGACTACCTTTCAGGGTTAGAATGCATGGAAACTGAATCTCTGGTGTGCCACTACTACCCCATTTGCCCACAGCCTCACTTGACTCTGGGAACCACCAACCACACTGACCCTTCTTTTCTCACCATACTACTTCAAGATAACGTAGGTGGACTCCAAGTTCTTCATCAAAATCAGTGGCTTGATGTGCCACCTCTAGAGGGGGCGCTTGTAGTAAACATAGGGGATTTCATGCAGCTGATCACCAACGACAAGTTCAGAAGTGTGGAGCATAGAGTATTAGTTGGAGGGAGAAGACCCAGGGCTTCAGTGGCATGCTTCTTCTATCCAAGCACAGCAAATAACTTTAAACCCTATGGAGCTGTTAAGGAACTTCTATCTGGCAATCCACCCTTGTACAGGGAAACTCATTTTAGCGAGTACATTGCCTTCTTCAGGTCCAAAGGATTAGATG TTTCATAG
- the LOC110629033 gene encoding transcription factor bHLH155 → MATDLHNTLRSLCFNTEWKYAVFWKLKHRARMVLTWEDAYYDNFEQHDPLESKCFRETLENLCGDRFSHDPLGLAVAKMSYHVYCLGEGIVGQVAVTGKHQWIIADKLITSSISSFEFSDGWQSQFLAGIKTIVVVAVVPYGVVQIGSLNKVAEDMKLVNHIKDVFLSLQDSSVGHLNGVLQSSMKSSLYLPDLPTKELHSESEVIPDSLCNLDKATYKEGPNNQLSMFPYLQKGCDYSYFYSLPGVHEDTADEMVNKHGWHVLSALESDKRVKLHHLESDITYLMQQNQVGIDFVDEQKCGGKNSVWKDPGGGSKFGATPHLNNPIKDNIKLSDVVLPNENFRAELVNYPVDHLDSTVCDRPRSDSVSIDVYLNELLKMPEYSDMNVKKELEKKLKCQAESSQLGASNTFFKFSAGSELHEALGPAFSKRCLYSDCEAEKTEAGNIVEVPEGISISQMTFDTGTENLLEAVVGKVCYSSSDVKSERSACKSAQSLLTSEKIPEPYSQTKHIICSAGYSINQQSVVEEDAQNCSSSTGVCAAMSSRGFSSTCPSTCSEQLDRRPEPAKINKKRARPGENCRPRPRDRQLIQDRIKELRELVPSGAKCSIDSLLERTIKHMLFLESMTKHADKLTKCAESKMFQKATDTSNYEKGSSWAVEVGGHLKVSSIVVENLNKNGQMLVEMLCEECSHFLEIAEAIRSLGLTILKGITEVHGEKIWICFMVEGQNNRVMHRMDILWSLVQILQPKTSN, encoded by the exons ATGGCTACTGACTTGCATAATACACTGAGGAGCCTCTGCTTCAACACTGAGTGGAAGTACGCTGTGTTTTGGAAGCTCAAGCATCGAGCTCGAAT GGTGTTAACTTGGGAAGATGCCTACTATGACAATTTTGAGCAACATGATCCTTTAGAGAGTAAGTGCTTCAGGGAGACACTAGAAAACTTGTGTGGTGACCGTTTTTCACATGACCCACTTGGACTAGCTGTGGCAAAGATGTCATATCATGTGTATTGTCTTGGGGAAGG GATTGTTGGACAGGTGGCAGTTACTGGAAAACATCAGTGGATCATCGCAGATAAGCTTATAACCAGTTCCATCTCCTCATTTGAG ttttcaGATGGCTGGCAAAGTCAGTTTTTGGCTGGGATCAAG ACAATTGTTGTTGTAGCTGTTGTTCCATATGGAGTTGTACAGATCGGCTCTTTGAATAAA GTTGCTGAGGATATGAAGCTGGTAAACCATATAAAAGATGTCTTTCTATCCCTTCAAGATTCCTCAGTTGGGCACCTTAATGGTGTGCTGCAATCTAGTATGAAGAGTTCTTTATATCTG CCAGATTTACCTACAAAAGAATTGCATTCAGAATCAGAGGTTATTCCTGATAGTCTATGCAATCTAGATAAGGCTACTTACAAGGAAGGGCCAAACAATCAGTTGTCTATGTTTCCTTATTTACAGAAAGGATGTGATTATTCCTATTTTTATTCCCTTCCCGGTGTACATGAAGATACAGCAGATGAAATGGTAAATAAACATGGATGGCATGTATTATCCGCTCTGGAGAGTGATAAGAGGGTTAAGTTACATCATCTTGAATCTGATATTACCTATTTGATGCAACAAAATCAAGTAGGAATAGATTTTGTAGATGAACAAAAATGTGGAGGGAAGAATAGTGTTTGGAAAGATCCAGGTGGGGGATCAAAATTCGGTGCAACTCCACATCTAAATAATCCTATCAAGGATAATATAAAGTTAAGTGATGTTGTACTTCCTAATGAAAACTTTCGAGCTGAACTTGTGAACTACCCTGTGGACCACCTTGACTCTACTGTTTGTGATAGACCTAGGTCAGATAGCGTTAGCATAGATGTTTATTTAAATGAGTTGTTGAAAATGCCTGAATACTCGGACATGAATGTCAAAAAAGAGTTGGAGAAGAAGCTGAAATGTCAAGCTGAGTCAAGTCAGTTGGGGGCCTCGAACACATTTTTTAAGTTCTCTGCTGGCAGTGAGCTGCATGAAGCTCTAGGACCAGCTTTTTCAAAACGGTGTTTGTACAGTGATTGTGAAGCAGAGAAGACTGAAGCGGGAAACATCGTTGAGGTTCCAGAGGGGATAAGTATTAGCCAGATGACATTTGACACAGGTACAGAAAATCTTCTAGAAGCAGTAGTAGGTAAAGTTTGCTATAGCAGCAGTGATGTGAAAAGTGAGAGATCAGCCTGTAAATCAGCGCAATCTCTGTTAACAAGTGAGAAAATTCCAGAGCCTTATAGCCAGACAAAACATATTATCTGTTCAGCTGGTTATTCAATTAATCAGCAGTCTGTTGTTGAAGAGGATGCACAGAATTGCTCAAGCTCAACAGGGGTTTGTGCTGCTATGTCTTCTAGAGGATTTTCATCAACTTGTCCCAGTACTTGCAGTGAACAGTTGGATAGGCGCCCAGAACCAGCTAAGATCAACAAAAAGAGGGCAAGACCTGGTGAAAACTGTAGGCCTAGACCAAGGGACAGACAACTTATTCAAGATCGTATTAAGGAGCTAAGAGAGCTGGTACCCAGTGGGGCAAAG TGCAGTATTGATTCCCTGCTGGAACGCACAATCAAACACATGCTGTTTTTAGAAAGTATGACAAAGCATGCTGACAAGCTCACTAAATGTGCCGAATCAAAG ATGTTTCAGAAGGCAACAGACACCTCTAACTATGAAAAGGGTTCAAGCTGGGCAGTTGAGGTGGGAGGCCACCTAAAAGTTTCTTCAATTGTAGTAGAGAACCTAAACAAAAACGGGCAGATGCTTGTAGAG ATGCTATGTGAGGAGTGTAGTCATTTTCTTGAGATAGCAGAAGCTATTAGAAGCTTGGGTCTGACAATTTTGAAGGGGATTACGGAAGTGCATGGTGAGAAGATATGGATATGCTTCATGGTTGAG GGCCAAAACAACAGAGTGATGCATAGAATGGATATCTTATGGTCACTGGTGCAGATATTGCAACCTAAGACTTCAAACTAG